The Anastrepha ludens isolate Willacy chromosome 2, idAnaLude1.1, whole genome shotgun sequence DNA window aaacaaaaaattctttctttGTAGTTGATTATATTCTCGTGCATAATTTCTCCAATGCATTCTATATGGTTTTGGCTGTTACTGTTTGGGTGAAATCGTTGATTAATTTAATAGTTGCTTCTATACTCATGGATGGTATAAGAAAGGTAAAATtcaattaagaaatttaattttaatacgtACTCTTAAACTGAATATCTTACTCTCATATCACGCTTTTCATTGAACTTTACAGCAGCGTCTTGTTTGCATTGCTCCCTGGCTCATAAACACCAGCATTTCGATTGCCATTGAGATAGCCGTATTCGTTTTCATGGTAATCAAAATGAATGAATTCGAAGAGGAAATAGCATTGGATCGACGCATTGTGCACAGTGTGATTTTTGGTGTATTTATgggtaatcaattaaaaaataaaactaatagaactgagaaataatttaatttatatacatacatacatatttttcacaCAGTTTTTAATGCGCTCTCGGTGTTCGGCATATTTGCATTATACAAAATGCTCAAAGCTACCGCTAATGAGAATCGTACACTACAGGAGAGTATTGTGGAAGCAGCTGGTCTCTATCAGCATGTTAAAGTTTAAACATATGAACTCACATATACTTCTTAGCCTCAAAGGAAAGGCGTTTTCGCAAATAGGTTGCGGCATTTAATGGTACAACAAAACAGCAATTTAGTTGTTCGCTGTACGTTATTGAAAAAcgcatttattgaaaaaacatatacaaaattttaaaaacttgaaaggcagcaaaggaaataaataaaagctctTGTGAAacagaaattgaaataaagtcgGCCTAGAGTATAAACGATTATTTGCAATTAGTATTAATGGAGTTCGCCGAAGAACATTATAtcaaataagtaaaaaagaTAGGCTAAAACTAAAAGCTAGCAGGTTTGAAACAATTTTAGTAACTTTAATGTATTCGTTTTAAGTGTAAACCATAATAATAAAACTGTCCGTTACGTTCCAATTTCGAGTCACTTAAGCATTCAATGcaagttttttaaatcttattaACATTCAAATAAGTGTCAAAACATAAAGTGTGacactttaatttaaaataaattatgaaacgaGAAAATGTCAAACGAATTTGAAaagcaagaataaataaataaatatctcacaatataaaactatacaaaaaaatgtacagggccgtcgaggtaaatccggaaaacatttcgaaagctctggagcagtagcgttaagtctaaaaccgctgataaagggacatatttttagtgtattgtttccTGATTGACATTGGAGTGCCGGAGTAAGTGCTAGTGAAACGATGAGTCGAGAGCAGGACAGAAGAGCTGCGATACTAGAGTCATTTCGCGCCGGAAAAAGAGATAATTGAGTGGTTTGGCTACAAAAAAACGCAACCCTGAATGGACCGCGTGGCTGCTGGAAGAGAATATGTATTACAGCAGGACTCCGGACCTGCTCACAAGGCAAAGAAAACTCAGGCTTGGCTCCAGAACAACCTACCCTACCACTGGTCACCAGATTTTTGGCCACCTTCAAGCCCAGACTGCAAtcctcttgattattacgtgtgcggcacagttgaagcaaaagttaagGCGAAGCCTCATAACACTAAGGACGCTCTGAAGACAACCATCGAGGAAGTGATGGCCACAATGGACAGAGAGGAGGTAGCTCGCGCATGTGGGCGCTTCAGGTCCCGGAGCAGGTAATTGCACGAGATGGAggttacattgaataatttttaactatgatatgtgtactcacattatacaaagttaagtgcaaataaaattatttttgagtaaatatatattacaatagttttgtttttaagttcaacattccggatttacctcgacggccctgtatatatagtatgtatgtgcatgcggACGCGAAAGCCATTTTtcgtattattaaatattttacgatGACTTATGCATTGAAGGAAGAAAGTAACCGAAAATGGTAGTCCAGGACTACGAGCATATTCCAGATACCCCTACAGTTACCATAGACCTTAGACCAAtttccaaaacaaatttcaagtaaGTACCTACCGATTCAAATAAAAGTATTATCCCTACAGTCCTTTAAAACAGcactattaaacaatttttctctACCCGCTtttgtttatgtacatatatttttcgctTGTTGGAACAAcgaaataactcaaaaaaccaaacaaaatagcATTCACGTTTTCAATTCACTATACCGCCACGAGTAAAAGTAAATGAATATTCTTTCTAGTAAGATAGTGTTAATAGATACCGTTATGACTTTATTACAAGACAAAGCAAGTACCCACGGTCATTCCTGTATAcgtaaaaaaacagcaaacaagaGATTTGTATGGGGGACTTAAAACCTTGAGCATCATTTGTTTCAATATGGGTAATTAAATTATTcatgaattattttattcatgAACTATTTACTGACAACTCGAGGCCAAGCACCAACGTCCTGACCTGTTCAGAGCTGGCCCGCCCTTCAATAACACGCTCAGAAATCatgaaagcaataaaagcatcaaaaaatatcaaagctgTTGGACTAGACAACCAGCAAGCAGACATACAATTTATATAGCATAGGAGTATATCCAAATGATTGGTTAAAATCTACTTTTATACCTCTGCTAAAAAGTTCATCGGCCAAAAAATGTAAAGACTTTAGGCCCATTAGTCTAGTAAAccatattcttaaaatatttcttaaagttATGCATAATAAAATCTACAAAAAATGTGAGCAATGGGTCGTTCGCAGTTTGGCTTCAAAGATGCCATGGGCAAAACAGAGGCATTGTTTTGTATTAAAGTTCTTGTAAAGAACTGTAGGGATGTCAATAAAGATGTATTTATGTCTTTTGTGGATTACGAAAAGACTTTCCACAGAAAGCAGCATAGCACATTGATGGAAATACTgtgtaaattaaatattgatggaaaaaacatttgatgtattgaaaatttttattggaaCCAAGTAGCTGAGGTACGCGCTAACAACAGTGTAACAAATGGCATTGCAATAAATCcatttgttatttaatatttattcgaacttaattttttaagaggCAATTGGCGATATTTAGAAAGGAATAAAAGTCAATGGgcaatacataaataatatacGTTACGCTGACGATTAAACACTTCTATCTAACAACTGGGATGATTTGCAGTGTTTGATCAATATGGGTAATCAGAAAAGCGATTCGTATGGCTTAAGCATAAacatagaaaaaacaaaagtcatGATTGTAAGCAGAACACAAAATCCGTATTCGAACACTGCcttcaaaatagaaaataaacttATTGAACGTGTGAACTGCTTCAAATATTTGGCATGCTGGCTAAATCATACATGGAGCCTGGATAAAGAAATAAGGTGTCGTATCGAGATAGTCCGAAACGCTTTTTTAAAATACACAAAAGTTCTGACCAATCGAGAATTAAATATAAAGTTGCGTATGCGGTATATGAAATGTTATGTTTGGTCTGTATTACTATTCATGGACTCTTAAAACAGCAATCATGAATACtgttcccatgacagtcggttctacgttaccggaaccacccggatttatatccggccaaggactgtcacatCAGCAGCATTGcccatatattatatgtatggggaatgtttatgctgctacaacaacaacaatagaagcATTTAAAATATGGTGCTATCGTCGTATGCTAAAGATTTCGTGGACTGACCGTGTTACAAACGTAGAAGTCCTCAGAAAATGCAGAAACGAGCGAGAATTACTGCAATTGTTTAACGCCACAAAACAGCCTACCTGGGACATCTCATTCGTGGAGCGAAATTTGAATTACCCCAACTAATAATCGAGGGAGAAATAGAAGGAAAAAGGGGCATAGGACGAAAACAGATGTCCTGGTTGAGAAACATCCGCGAATGGACAGGATTGAGGACGATTGGGGAACTCATCCACACGGCCCAAGACAGAGAGGCATATTCCAgttatattagaaatataatttaaatataatagtgtaatataaataagtttgtattaagaaataattttaattaataaatgtgACCGCCAACATCCATCAGTGGATAGGCAGTTAATCCGCCGCAATTAAACTCAcctcaaaaacaacaacgaaagcCAGCCGACAGGCGAGTATAATATAAAACATGTTAGTTAACTTATATTTGTTGGATGAGGTAGGTGGTTCACGATAATCGGCATAGCTGAaagtaataaatagataaataaatgaaatctgAGAAAACAAGTTCAACCTTCCAAAGACACTCTAAGCTATGCACACTGATCTCGTAATTTTGATGGTTCCTTTAATAGCAGCACAGTAAAGCGGTTAAactatcagtttttttttttcatttatctcATTAGACCGACAAGTAACCAATTGCTGAAAACGATTGCTCGTTACATTGCAAGTTACTTGACAGTTGTAAAACAATATCTAAAGCTGCGTATTGTCGTAGTAAAGAGCTTAGTATGAATTCAGTATTTATTAAACGAGTACAGCTTACAAGCATGTGGTTATATTTGTACCGTCCCCAGCTAGGCTACGTAATTTTTCCGATTCGCTGATATTATACTCGGACAGAGTAAAATCCAAATAACCGGCAAGAGTGTGGTTACCGTATTCTTGTGCACGATAAACCAAGCGAGGTATGAAGTCCGAAGTAAAAGCAATGATGAATCCCTACAGGATTTAAAAAACaacttataaaaaacaaaataaagaaactgaATGCTCACTTACATTGCTAATCACGCTCAGCTTACTTATGCTGTCTAATATGCGATACCAAACGCCAATATCACGCACACGCTGTGAAACGGGACGCCTATAGTTGGCCAGCAAATTTTTCGCATCCAAacgcatttcaaaaatattattcactaAGGCAAAGAATGGAGCCAAAGGGAAGGCAGCCACGAACAATGTAACAAACCCATACTGCAGCACTTTGAATAAGAGATAGCATTGGTTAACATAATTTTGTAGGGAAGCAACTGCTTGACATACCCATTTCCAAGTACTCTGGAAATAAGCTACGTGGACCCCAAACCAACAATTTTAAATCCCGCAAGTAACGCTCAactttttccttatttacatcCTGAGTTTTTGTGCTGAACAAACGCGACAGACCCACTTGAATAGccataattttgcgccatatcTTTGGCATTATTACCTCTAGTATGGAGTTAAAGGCTTGTTTGCCAATCATAATGATTGCCAGCTGAATACAGAGCTCAGTCAAACAGCCACCGGAGGAGCACTAGAATGGATAGATATGATatatttacattaaatttaaCGGAAATACAAAccaatttgtgcaaaaaaatacGTACCTCCTCCTGTCGATAGTCAAATATTCTGTTATAATGGCCAGGATGTCCCACAAATTTCCCTTTAAAAAACGCTATGTAAAATATGGATGCATAATAATTTACAAActgcaataaataaatcttcAGGGTCAATGAATCGTCAAATTGTGTTTGGGTGCGCCACATTTCCCGCTCAGTTAGGTACTCGGCGAGTTGTGTGTACATCTAAAAGTAATAAAGACTCTTACTTAAAAGCACAAAATGAAACTCTTGCAACTTTATCACTTCTTTACATAGTTTAGCACATATAGCAGACACAAGTTAACGAAAGCTGCAGACGCCGTAGCCAACATAATAGCGCTCGAAGTGGTCATCGAAATGGAACCCAATTTAAGTGTTGCCAACATAGACATACGATAAACAACTACCGCAACAAGCGCCACAAAAGCCAAAAATATTAACAGAAACACTGCTGAAACACTAAAAACTGTGGCTGGAAATTTCATGCGCCAAAACGGCACAGTGGGCTCCTTGATATTCGTCACATAGTCAATGCGAGTGCGTGTATTTTTCAAGTGTTCCAAACGAGCTAGATACTCTGGGCGCGGATGCTCCTCGTGCATATCGAAACCAGTTAAGTCCCAACGATGTGTGATTTCGGCAGAATAACGTTTCCATAACTCCAAAAAGAGTGTAGCCCAAAAGGACATGAAGACGGCAAAGAACACAGTACTGGGATTATCGAAGAGGTAAGTAATTTTGGCATAAAAGCATGTTTCCTTAAGGTACCAGAAATTGCACACATCACATAGGGGGCACATGGTGAGATTTTTAATATGATCGTTGTCACAAACGTCCTGACTGAAAGTGGAgggatttaaatatttataatttagtaTATTATAGTTGAAGCATATGCGGCATACATACACTGGCACATAATCTTTTAATGTTATCAGTGAGTACACAAAGCAGATTACACCAATTAGTGAGGCAAGCAATAGCATATAGGTGTAATAGCCCAACCATGCGAAGTATAATCCTGTAGAAATACAAGTTTGTAAAAATGAATTACTAtggtaaaaagtaatttaaataaaaattaccaaTTTTTACGCCAAAATACTCTTTGACATAGTCCAACGGTTGACAGCGATACCATTTGTTGATGGAGGCCCAGTTTGTGTAGAGGGCTTCCCGCATAGTACCCTTTTCTGTGATTTCGCCCTGAAGTAACAGAAAGGTGGATATTTACATTGAATGCCACTAAGGAAGATATTACTTATACATAGAATCTTCATAGCTCTTataactatgtacatatatttctaaGTAAACGTATTATGCAaggtaaatttcaaattgaattagaatAACTAAAAGTTCTTTGGCAGCAACGCCTATAAATGTTTTGCAATACATGATCTAGTAAAACACAAAATGGAGTTACACGTGTTTCTTTCTGCGAGATATTTTGCCTGCATATTCggtcaaaaaaacttttttcacttcATATACTACTTAACATAATAGTTTCGACACCGTTTCCACAACAGTCAGTTCTACGCTGGCGGAACGACCCTTACTTTTATCCGGCCAAAAACGGTCACTTCAATAACATTCTCAAAACATTTATAGGAAATacgttgcta harbors:
- the LOC128871825 gene encoding anoctamin-1 isoform X5 encodes the protein MTDNNILESNFVNEEDCCPSIKYNETLFFADGVRSIDFVLAFKVDPDAGQEALNSHKRYKFEANLLENGLQMEVDYKEQQQIHFVKVHAPLDVLRCYAEILKLRMPMKEELCRTTVYNKYSRLHHAAQFLSRKIPGMSAVNRSTRSVLSSLKGVVQFFMRHIYVDERFFPRRAYRFTAIYSRDKEYLFDIHHRCFFTNAVRSRVVQFILDRQYFEERSKDPRAFGIDRLVEANVYCAAYALHDGEITEKGTMREALYTNWASINKWYRCQPLDYVKEYFGVKIGLYFAWLGYYTYMLLLASLIGVICFVYSLITLKDYVPVQDVCDNDHIKNLTMCPLCDVCNFWYLKETCFYAKITYLFDNPSTVFFAVFMSFWATLFLELWKRYSAEITHRWDLTGFDMHEEHPRPEYLARLEHLKNTRTRIDYVTNIKEPTVPFWRMKFPATVFSVSAVFLLIFLAFVALVAVVVYRMSMLATLKLGSISMTTSSAIMLATASAAFVNLCLLYVLNYMYTQLAEYLTEREMWRTQTQFDDSLTLKIYLLQFVNYYASIFYIAFFKGKFVGHPGHYNRIFDYRQEECSSGGCLTELCIQLAIIMIGKQAFNSILEVIMPKIWRKIMAIQVGLSRLFSTKTQDVNKEKVERYLRDLKLLVWGPRSLFPEYLEMVLQYGFVTLFVAAFPLAPFFALVNNIFEMRLDAKNLLANYRRPVSQRVRDIGVWYRILDSISKLSVISNGFIIAFTSDFIPRLVYRAQEYGNHTLAGYLDFTLSEYNISESEKLRSLAGDGTNITTCFYADYREPPTSSNKYKLTNMFYIILACRLAFVVVFENFVALVMILVRWCIPDMSVELRDQIRREVYLTNEIIINKEAERARLGLDRRSCSACGHDYSAELM
- the LOC128871827 gene encoding uncharacterized protein LOC128871827 isoform X2 translates to MKRFNCFSLRSFGFVVAGFDIIVALCTLALCSWYLWTDIVHVFYWPQDEVKILSPLSNFIATMVDYILVHNFSNAFYMVLAVTVWVKSLINLIVASILMDGIRKRLVCIAPWLINTSISIAIEIAVFVFMVIKMNEFEEEIALDRRIVHSVIFGVFMVFNALSVFGIFALYKMLKATANENRTLQESIVEAAGLYQHVKV
- the LOC128871825 gene encoding anoctamin-1 isoform X3, coding for MQQRGKLQHSTSLTLDAEASRHNRNNSAKNNRHYKCNNSPYTNSSNYTTPLAPMTDNNILESNFVNEEDCCPSIKYNETLFFADGVRSIDFVLAFKVDPDAGQEALNSHKRYKFEANLLENGLQMEVDYKEQQQIHFVKVHAPLDVLRCYAEILKLRMPMKEELCRTTVYNKYSRLHHAAQFLSRKIPGMSAVNRSTRSVLSSLKGVVQFFMRHIYVDERFFPRRAYRFTAIYSRDKEYLFDIHHRCFFTNAVRSRVVQFILDRQYFEERSKDPRAFGIDRLVEANVYCAAYALHDGEITEKGTMREALYTNWASINKWYRCQPLDYVKEYFGVKIGLYFAWLGYYTYMLLLASLIGVICFVYSLITLKDYVPVQDVCDNDHIKNLTMCPLCDVCNFWYLKETCFYAKITYLFDNPSTVFFAVFMSFWATLFLELWKRYSAEITHRWDLTGFDMHEEHPRPEYLARLEHLKNTRTRIDYVTNIKEPTVPFWRMKFPATVFSVSAVFLLIFLAFVALVAVVVYRMSMLATLKLGSISMTTSSAIMLATASAAFVNLCLLYVLNYMYTQLAEYLTEREMWRTQTQFDDSLTLKIYLLQFVNYYASIFYIAFFKGKFVGHPGHYNRIFDYRQEECSSGGCLTELCIQLAIIMIGKQAFNSILEVIMPKIWRKIMAIQVGLSRLFSTKTQDVNKEKVERYLRDLKLLVWGPRSLFPEYLEMVLQYGFVTLFVAAFPLAPFFALVNNIFEMRLDAKNLLANYRRPVSQRVRDIGVWYRILDSISKLSVISNGFIIAFTSDFIPRLVYRAQEYGNHTLAGYLDFTLSEYNISESEKLRSLAGDGTNITTCFYADYREPPTSSNKYKLTNMFYIILACRLAFVVVFENFVALVMILVRWCIPDMSVELRDQIRREVYLTNEIIINKEAERARLGLDRRSCSACGHDYSAELM
- the LOC128871825 gene encoding anoctamin-5 isoform X1; amino-acid sequence: MDESYKLYATIATESLETPPATPPGDNNNDSIYANNRNGEDQYQKRNNSDNDDHTTAYSQSEPDEDSSLVFFSEGDLPAVAFELPYTAPLAPLLTPKWKRKHSNSGAQERASLSKTSIKSKRRLPSVASKKKFKSYDSLCEMFIKSERYASASGDAGSEFGISARDVMKASVRECIELDDTLLREDGERAYELANKRKLQHSTSLTLDAEASRHNRNNSAKNNRHYKCNNSPYTNSSNYTTPLAPMTDNNILESNFVNEEDCCPSIKYNETLFFADGVRSIDFVLAFKVDPDAGQEALNSHKRYKFEANLLENGLQMEVDYKEQQQIHFVKVHAPLDVLRCYAEILKLRMPMKEELCRTTVYNKYSRLHHAAQFLSRKIPGMSAVNRSTRSVLSSLKGVVQFFMRHIYVDERFFPRRAYRFTAIYSRDKEYLFDIHHRCFFTNAVRSRVVQFILDRQYFEERSKDPRAFGIDRLVEANVYCAAYALHDGEITEKGTMREALYTNWASINKWYRCQPLDYVKEYFGVKIGLYFAWLGYYTYMLLLASLIGVICFVYSLITLKDYVPVQDVCDNDHIKNLTMCPLCDVCNFWYLKETCFYAKITYLFDNPSTVFFAVFMSFWATLFLELWKRYSAEITHRWDLTGFDMHEEHPRPEYLARLEHLKNTRTRIDYVTNIKEPTVPFWRMKFPATVFSVSAVFLLIFLAFVALVAVVVYRMSMLATLKLGSISMTTSSAIMLATASAAFVNLCLLYVLNYMYTQLAEYLTEREMWRTQTQFDDSLTLKIYLLQFVNYYASIFYIAFFKGKFVGHPGHYNRIFDYRQEECSSGGCLTELCIQLAIIMIGKQAFNSILEVIMPKIWRKIMAIQVGLSRLFSTKTQDVNKEKVERYLRDLKLLVWGPRSLFPEYLEMVLQYGFVTLFVAAFPLAPFFALVNNIFEMRLDAKNLLANYRRPVSQRVRDIGVWYRILDSISKLSVISNGFIIAFTSDFIPRLVYRAQEYGNHTLAGYLDFTLSEYNISESEKLRSLAGDGTNITTCFYADYREPPTSSNKYKLTNMFYIILACRLAFVVVFENFVALVMILVRWCIPDMSVELRDQIRREVYLTNEIIINKEAERARLGLDRRSCSACGHDYSAELM
- the LOC128871827 gene encoding uncharacterized protein LOC128871827 isoform X1 is translated as MKRFNCFSLRSFGFVVAGFDIIVALCTLALCSWYLWTDIVHVFYWPQDEVKILSPLSNFIATMVDYILVHNFSNAFYMVLAVTVWVKSLINLIVASILMDGIRKQRLVCIAPWLINTSISIAIEIAVFVFMVIKMNEFEEEIALDRRIVHSVIFGVFMVFNALSVFGIFALYKMLKATANENRTLQESIVEAAGLYQHVKV
- the LOC128871825 gene encoding anoctamin-1 isoform X4 gives rise to the protein MSLKLQHSTSLTLDAEASRHNRNNSAKNNRHYKCNNSPYTNSSNYTTPLAPMTDNNILESNFVNEEDCCPSIKYNETLFFADGVRSIDFVLAFKVDPDAGQEALNSHKRYKFEANLLENGLQMEVDYKEQQQIHFVKVHAPLDVLRCYAEILKLRMPMKEELCRTTVYNKYSRLHHAAQFLSRKIPGMSAVNRSTRSVLSSLKGVVQFFMRHIYVDERFFPRRAYRFTAIYSRDKEYLFDIHHRCFFTNAVRSRVVQFILDRQYFEERSKDPRAFGIDRLVEANVYCAAYALHDGEITEKGTMREALYTNWASINKWYRCQPLDYVKEYFGVKIGLYFAWLGYYTYMLLLASLIGVICFVYSLITLKDYVPVQDVCDNDHIKNLTMCPLCDVCNFWYLKETCFYAKITYLFDNPSTVFFAVFMSFWATLFLELWKRYSAEITHRWDLTGFDMHEEHPRPEYLARLEHLKNTRTRIDYVTNIKEPTVPFWRMKFPATVFSVSAVFLLIFLAFVALVAVVVYRMSMLATLKLGSISMTTSSAIMLATASAAFVNLCLLYVLNYMYTQLAEYLTEREMWRTQTQFDDSLTLKIYLLQFVNYYASIFYIAFFKGKFVGHPGHYNRIFDYRQEECSSGGCLTELCIQLAIIMIGKQAFNSILEVIMPKIWRKIMAIQVGLSRLFSTKTQDVNKEKVERYLRDLKLLVWGPRSLFPEYLEMVLQYGFVTLFVAAFPLAPFFALVNNIFEMRLDAKNLLANYRRPVSQRVRDIGVWYRILDSISKLSVISNGFIIAFTSDFIPRLVYRAQEYGNHTLAGYLDFTLSEYNISESEKLRSLAGDGTNITTCFYADYREPPTSSNKYKLTNMFYIILACRLAFVVVFENFVALVMILVRWCIPDMSVELRDQIRREVYLTNEIIINKEAERARLGLDRRSCSACGHDYSAELM
- the LOC128871825 gene encoding anoctamin-5 isoform X2, translated to MDESYKLYATIATESLETPPATPPGDNNNDSIYANNRNGEDQYQKRNNSDNDDHTTAYSQSEPDEDSSLVFFSEGDLPAVAFELPYTAPLAPLLTPKWKRKHSNSGAQERASLSKTSIKSKRRLPSVASKKKFKSYDSLCEMFIKSERYASASGDAGSEFGISARDVMKASVRECIELDDTLLREDGERAYELANKRKLQHSTSLTLDAEASRHNRNNSAKNNRHYKCNNSPYTNSSNYTTPLAPMTDNNILESNFVNEEDCCPSIKYNETLFFADGVRSIDFVLAFKVDPDAGQEALNSHKRYKFEANLLENGLQMEVDYKEQQQIHFVKVHAPLDVLRCYAEILKLRMPMKEIPGMSAVNRSTRSVLSSLKGVVQFFMRHIYVDERFFPRRAYRFTAIYSRDKEYLFDIHHRCFFTNAVRSRVVQFILDRQYFEERSKDPRAFGIDRLVEANVYCAAYALHDGEITEKGTMREALYTNWASINKWYRCQPLDYVKEYFGVKIGLYFAWLGYYTYMLLLASLIGVICFVYSLITLKDYVPVQDVCDNDHIKNLTMCPLCDVCNFWYLKETCFYAKITYLFDNPSTVFFAVFMSFWATLFLELWKRYSAEITHRWDLTGFDMHEEHPRPEYLARLEHLKNTRTRIDYVTNIKEPTVPFWRMKFPATVFSVSAVFLLIFLAFVALVAVVVYRMSMLATLKLGSISMTTSSAIMLATASAAFVNLCLLYVLNYMYTQLAEYLTEREMWRTQTQFDDSLTLKIYLLQFVNYYASIFYIAFFKGKFVGHPGHYNRIFDYRQEECSSGGCLTELCIQLAIIMIGKQAFNSILEVIMPKIWRKIMAIQVGLSRLFSTKTQDVNKEKVERYLRDLKLLVWGPRSLFPEYLEMVLQYGFVTLFVAAFPLAPFFALVNNIFEMRLDAKNLLANYRRPVSQRVRDIGVWYRILDSISKLSVISNGFIIAFTSDFIPRLVYRAQEYGNHTLAGYLDFTLSEYNISESEKLRSLAGDGTNITTCFYADYREPPTSSNKYKLTNMFYIILACRLAFVVVFENFVALVMILVRWCIPDMSVELRDQIRREVYLTNEIIINKEAERARLGLDRRSCSACGHDYSAELM